A stretch of Rhodothermus profundi DNA encodes these proteins:
- a CDS encoding DUF72 domain-containing protein produces MTPTAFEAQRARIDAFELRHVHPNLRLGTASDRYAGWIGQIYPAHYQRAIKTRPRRLEGRTFEERMLPVSSVRDYFAHFDVLELDFTFYRPLREADGRPTASLFTLQQYALHAPPDARFLLKAPQQFFAATLRRSRSGTVTYEPNPHYLDAEACRQQFLEPAREVLGARLLGVIFEQEYRRVDDSPDPAANVAALDAFFDRLDSDVQAHLELRSPHLLTPVYFDWLARRGLGFVFSHWTWLPSLRRQWRLCGERFTAADRNAVVRLLTPLEMTYAEAYARAYPFDRPVPELAETRQAREMVLDVTALVFRAAMEGVIVNVIANNRAWGNAPDLARTIARRVLEEVRRRNMPLH; encoded by the coding sequence ATGACGCCCACCGCCTTCGAAGCGCAACGCGCCCGCATTGACGCCTTTGAGCTGCGTCACGTGCACCCTAATCTGCGTCTGGGCACCGCAAGCGACCGCTACGCGGGCTGGATTGGCCAGATCTATCCAGCACATTACCAACGTGCTATCAAAACCAGACCGCGCCGCCTCGAAGGCCGCACGTTCGAGGAGCGCATGCTTCCTGTAAGTTCTGTGCGGGACTACTTTGCGCACTTCGACGTGCTGGAGCTGGACTTTACCTTCTATCGTCCCCTACGCGAAGCAGACGGCCGCCCGACGGCCTCGCTCTTTACTTTGCAGCAATACGCGCTCCATGCCCCCCCAGATGCTCGATTTCTGCTGAAGGCACCGCAGCAGTTTTTTGCAGCTACGCTGCGCCGCTCGCGCAGCGGCACTGTAACCTACGAGCCCAATCCGCACTATCTGGATGCCGAGGCCTGCCGCCAACAGTTTCTGGAACCCGCCCGCGAAGTGCTGGGCGCGCGTCTCTTGGGCGTCATTTTTGAGCAGGAGTACCGGCGCGTAGATGATAGTCCGGATCCGGCAGCCAACGTTGCCGCCCTGGACGCCTTTTTTGACCGGCTGGACAGCGACGTACAGGCGCACCTGGAGTTGCGCTCACCTCATTTGCTCACCCCGGTTTACTTTGACTGGCTGGCGCGCCGCGGTCTGGGGTTTGTCTTCAGCCACTGGACCTGGCTTCCCTCGCTGCGTCGCCAGTGGCGTCTCTGCGGCGAACGCTTCACCGCAGCCGACCGCAATGCTGTCGTTCGCCTCCTTACGCCTTTAGAAATGACTTATGCCGAGGCATACGCGCGGGCCTATCCTTTTGACCGCCCGGTACCTGAACTGGCCGAGACCCGCCAGGCACGTGAGATGGTGCTGGATGTGACAGCTCTTGTCTTTCGAGCTGCTATGGAAGGAGTTATCGTAAACGTCATCGCCAACAACCGAGCCTGGGGCAACGCACCCGATCTGGCACGCACGATCGCACGTCGCGTCCTTGAGGAAGTGCGCCGCCGCAACATGCCCCTCCATTAA
- a CDS encoding lysylphosphatidylglycerol synthase transmembrane domain-containing protein: MSLPPQVPSPNGQAPSPWRARLLGSVALSLVVVALVTYFTFDWRAFVEALHEVNPLLLTLGIGTLGLRVLFGAWRLHYVSHRHLTLRAGVRCQLVWDFSSNITPSAIGGGPFAALFIARDQRLPIGEATAILLFAILLDQLFFAFTIILILVALPFLPVLPSALGTVGGGTFLLYLGLALGWVAFFAYTTFFRPELLERLARRILRFRRLRRFRERVIQELLSLQARTRLIRSQPLGFFLKGFLLTAAAWISRHLLLVFLVWSVYPEAEAILVFLRTLAMTLGSVVLPTPGGSGGVEGLYVLFIGPLMPRHFVAPTLLLWRLLSYYVFIGIGLFLTGHHMQRSLRRRRRLRPTPEPAQES; encoded by the coding sequence ATGTCTCTCCCGCCACAGGTTCCTTCCCCGAATGGCCAGGCCCCCTCGCCCTGGCGGGCTCGCCTGCTGGGCTCGGTAGCCTTAAGCCTCGTAGTCGTTGCCCTGGTCACCTACTTCACCTTTGACTGGCGCGCTTTCGTTGAAGCGCTGCATGAAGTCAATCCCCTGTTGCTAACGCTGGGCATTGGGACGCTGGGCCTACGGGTGCTTTTTGGCGCCTGGCGCCTCCACTATGTCTCCCATCGCCACCTGACGCTCCGGGCAGGCGTCCGCTGCCAGCTCGTGTGGGATTTTTCATCGAACATTACGCCTTCTGCCATCGGAGGCGGACCTTTTGCTGCCCTGTTCATTGCCCGCGACCAGCGCCTGCCTATCGGGGAAGCCACCGCCATCCTATTATTTGCCATTCTACTGGACCAGCTCTTCTTTGCCTTTACCATCATCTTGATTTTAGTAGCCCTTCCTTTCCTGCCGGTTCTACCGTCTGCCCTGGGTACAGTAGGCGGGGGAACTTTTTTGCTTTACCTGGGGCTTGCGCTGGGATGGGTCGCGTTTTTTGCCTACACAACCTTCTTTCGCCCGGAACTGCTGGAGCGGCTCGCCCGACGCATTTTGCGCTTTCGACGCCTGCGCCGGTTTCGAGAGCGCGTCATTCAGGAATTGCTCAGTTTGCAAGCGCGCACCCGGCTTATCCGCTCCCAACCCCTGGGTTTCTTCCTGAAGGGCTTCTTACTTACGGCGGCTGCCTGGATCAGTCGTCATCTCCTGCTTGTTTTTCTGGTATGGAGCGTCTATCCCGAAGCCGAGGCCATCCTGGTTTTCCTGCGCACCCTGGCCATGACGTTAGGATCAGTGGTGCTGCCTACGCCGGGTGGATCCGGGGGCGTAGAAGGGCTGTACGTGTTGTTTATCGGGCCGCTGATGCCGCGCCATTTTGTGGCGCCCACGTTGTTGCTCTGGCGTTTGCTCAGTTACTATGTGTTCATTGGCATCGGACTGTTCCTGACCGGACACCACATGCAGCGCAGCCTGCGACGGCGCCGCCGGCTGCGCCCGACGCCTGAACCTGCTCAGGAATCATGA
- a CDS encoding HIT family protein, whose product MKQLWSPWRSQHIERMVERPLSQPGEPSLFVRLAAENRDEANLILWRGQHVFVIMNLYPYNNGHLMIVPYRQVADYEALTPEEQCEMAHTLARCIRWLKYALKPDGFNVGMNIGKVAGAGIPDHVHLHVVPRWEGDTNFMPTLAETKVIPEALRDTYRKLRAAIEALESDHESPATIS is encoded by the coding sequence ATGAAGCAATTATGGAGTCCCTGGCGCTCCCAGCACATTGAACGCATGGTCGAGCGGCCACTCAGCCAACCCGGTGAGCCCTCGCTGTTTGTTCGCCTGGCCGCTGAGAATCGCGACGAAGCGAATCTGATCCTCTGGCGCGGGCAGCATGTTTTTGTTATCATGAATTTATATCCTTACAATAACGGACACCTGATGATTGTCCCCTACCGCCAGGTGGCCGATTACGAAGCGCTCACCCCGGAAGAGCAATGTGAAATGGCGCACACGCTTGCTCGTTGCATTCGGTGGCTCAAATATGCCCTGAAACCTGACGGATTTAATGTAGGCATGAACATCGGTAAGGTGGCGGGTGCCGGGATCCCGGACCACGTGCATCTCCATGTGGTGCCGCGCTGGGAAGGGGATACGAACTTCATGCCTACGCTGGCCGAAACAAAGGTAATCCCTGAAGCGCTCCGCGATACGTACCGCAAGCTGCGCGCCGCCATTGAAGCCCTGGAGTCCGACCACGAATCCCCCGCCACGATCTCCTGA